Sequence from the Sphingobium indicum B90A genome:
CCACATCCGCCCCGTCAAAGCCCAGCCCTTCGCGGAGGATGCCGCCGCGCGCGGTTTCCAGGACGGCGGCATCCACGGTCGGGTTGCGCAGGATCGAGCGGGCGCTGCGCGGGCCGCTGGCGTCGGAGGCCTTCAGCAGTTGGCCGCCGACATGGATGCCGGAGGTCGTTGTCATGCCGACGTTCAGGCCATGGCGGCTCAGCACGCGCTCGACCATGCGGACGGTGGTCGACTTGCCGTTGGTGCCGGTGATGGCGAAGATCGGAATCCGGCTGCGGCGACCGGGGGGAAAGAGCGCGTCGATGACGGGAGCGGCGACATCGCGCGGCGGGCCCGATGAGGGTTCAAGATGCATGCGGAAGCCGGGCGCGGCGTTTACCTCGACAATGCCGCCGCCGGTTTCGCTGACCGGCCGGCTGATGTCGGGCGAGAGGAAGTCGATGCCGCAGACGTCCAGTCCGACCGTTGCCGCCGCCTGCTCGGCGATCAGGCGGTTGAGGGGGTGGATGTCGTCGGTGCGGTCAACGGCAGTGCCGCCAGTGGAGAGATTGGCGGTGTCGCGTAGCTGGACCGTTTCTCCACGCGCGGGAACCGTGTCGAGATTACGGCCGGCGCGGGCGAGCAGCGCCGCCATCGCGTCATCGGGCACAATGCGGGTGAGCATATCCTCATGCCCCGTTCCCCGGCGCGGATCGCGGTTCACTTCCTCGATCAGTTGAGCAATGGTGAGGCTGCCGTCGCCCACGACATGGGCGGGACGGCGCTCCGCGACCGCGACCAGCTTGCCGCCGATCACCAGCAGGCGGTGGTCCTGGCCGGGAAGCTGCTGTTCGACGATGACGCGCCGGCCATGCCGCAGGGCGCGATCGAAGGCAGCACGGAAGGCGACCTCATCGCGGATGCCGGTGGTGACGCCCCGGCCGTGGTTGCCGTCGAGCGGCTTGATGACGAGAGGCCAGCCCAGGCGTTTCGTTTCGGCGAGCGCTGCGTCCACGTCGCGGAACAGGCCGCCGCGGGGGACGGGCAGGCCGGCTTCGTCCAACAGCCGCTTGGTGAGGTTCTTGTCCCCGGCGATGTCCACCGCGACCTGCGAGGTGTCGCCGGTAATGCTGGCCCTGATCCGCTTTTGGCGGCTGCCGAGGCCAAGCTGTATGAGGCTCTGGTCGTTGAGGCGCACCACGGGGATGCCGCGCCGTTCTGCCGCTCGCACCAGAGCGGCGGTCGTGGGTCCAAGGCCGTTGCGGCGCATAATGGCGCGAAGCGTCTCCACCATGGCCCCGACATTCCGCGGATCGGGGGGAAGGGAGGTTCCCAGGCGCCGGACGCCCGCGATGCCGCGCAGCCCCTCCGGCACGAGCGAGAGGACAAGCGCGATGGCGCACGCACCCGCCTCAAGCCCTGCCTCCTCATCCTGATAGGCATAGAGGATATTATACACCCCAGGCCGGCCCTTCACCGAGCGGGTCTTGCCACGCGTCACCCTGGCGCCGGCGAGGCACTGAAGTTCCAGCGCGACATGTTCGATGACATGGCCAAGCCATGTTCCCGATTGCAGGCGGCGGACAAGGCCGCCAGGCTCCTGGTAGCTGCATCCATGCGCGGCAAGGCCCGGAAGCAAAGTCATCAGATGGTCCGCGAACAAGGGCAGCCGATCGGTGGGCCATTCTTCGAGCGTGCCGAGATCGACCTGGATCCGGATCATCGGCCGATTGCTGAAGAAATGCGGGCCGCGATAGATGCTGCGCTCCAATATGGTCAGCGCACGAACATGGCCGGCCTCCTCACGAGGCGCGGCCTGCGGCAGTTCGATCTCCTTCATGATGTCTCCAGTTCTTGCGCGTCGCGAGGCGACCGCGTCGGGCTGGCTTAAACTTCCCTGATCGCAAACTGTTCCAGTCAACATAGGTTATTCTCAAGTAGAAATAAGAAATACGATGTAACACTGAAATAAATTTCTCTTCAAACAAGTGCAGTATAAATATAAATTTTGATTTATGTTTACGAGGGTCCAGGCGGATGGCCGGTCGAGAGTATCTGGCGGCCGTCGCTTACGGCCGAAGGGGCGAGCGGCAGCACAGTGGCGCGGCGCAGTTGGTCGAAACCAATGAGGGGCTGGGACTGATTAGGCAGCGTGGACAAATTCGGAATGTCGGGAAATGGCCATGAGCGGACCAAAGAAACCCGTTCGGGCTGAGCTTGTCGAAGCCCTTTACTTTTCTTTTGGGGCCACGGTTCTGAAGAAGAAGTGAAGCCCTTCGACAAGCTCAGGGCGAACGGGTGAAAGAAAACCGGACTGTCCGCGCCCCACCCAAATCACTCAGTCCGGCAAGTCTTGAATTTGTCCACGCTGCCTAACACTGGCAGCGAGGACGTGCGCCATCCCGGTCAGCCTGTTCCGGTTTTCAGCTGGATGGGTCCGGCTCTGTTGCGATCGTCCTGAACCCGATATGGGACGTGCCAAGGTCCAGTTCCTGGGCCTGGAAAGCGGCGGGCCTGAAATTGGCGCAATAGTTCATCGCGCAGAGATAGGAGCCGCCCTTGATCAGTCCGTTGCCGCCGCGCATTTCGCTGGTCCATTCCCAGACATTGCCGACCATGTCGTGCAGGCCGAAGCCGTTACCATCAAAGCAGCCCACCGGCGCCAAGCCGACATGGCCGTCCTGGCCGGTATCGCGGACCGGGAACACGCCCTGCCAGCTATTGGCGGTCGGATGCCCTTCGCCATCATAGGCCCAGCTACGCGGATCGCGCGGGCCGGACTGATCGCCCCGCGCCGCCCTTTCCCATTGCGCTTCATCCGGCAGGGCCGCCCCGGCCCAACGGGCATAGGCGGCGGCATCCTGGTAATTGACGTGGACGACGGGCCAGTCCTCCCGGCCCGCAATGTCGCTGCCGGGGCCGTCGGGATGGCGCCAGTCCGCCCGCTGCCGATAGCGCCACCAATTGCCGGCATTGTTGAGGTCAACCGGACCGGTCGGCTGGACGAAGACGGCCGACCCCCCTTCCTGCTCAGCGGCGGTGCGATAGCCGGTGGCGGCGACGAAGGCGGCGAACTGGCGATTGGTCACTTCATGCCGGTCGATCCAGAAGGCGGGGACGGCAACCGCCTGGCCCGGCCGCCCATCTCCATCCTCGCCCAGCAGCACCGTCCCGGCCGGCACCAGCACGCGGCCGTCCTGCGCGTCGCAGCGTGGACCCGGACCGGCGGCAGGCGGCGGCGCGGCGCCCAGCAGCGCAATCGCGCAGGCCGCGAATGCTCCCGCACGCCGCCGTCCATGGCTCATGGCTTTGCCGCGCCTTCCGGCTTGGCGGCTTCGGGCGGTGGCAGGACCACGCCCTTGTCCTTGGCATAGCTGTCCCAGTCGGCGACCAGCTCCTTGAGTTTCGCTGGTTCGGCCGCTGCCAGATCATGGGCTTCGGCCGGATCCTGGGCGACGTTGAACAATTGCCAGACGCCGGTGCCGACGCTGTTGCGCGGATAGGCGCTGCTCGACGTCGGCAGATAGACCGCCTTCCAGTCGCCCTTGCGCAGCGCGCGGCGGTAGAAAAGTTCGGTCCCGACCGCTTCGGTCGGCTGGCGCACTTCCGCCTGCCCGCCGGTCAGCACCGGCACCAGGCTATGCCCCTGGAAGGGCAGGATCGCATGGCCGGCGAAGGTCGCGGGCTGTTGCAGCCCGGCGAGGTCCAGCAGGGTCGGCGCGACGTCGGTGACGCTGAACAGGCCGCCCGCGATCCGCCGCCCTGCGACGCCGCGCCCGGCGGCGAAAGCGGTGACGCGGGTGCCGCCCTCGGTCGGATAGCTCTTCACCAGCCAGGACGGCGAACTGTTCGCCTGCGCCCAGCCGGGGCCGTAGCCGACATAGGAGGAAGCCTTTCCGATATTGTCGAGGCTGTTGTCGATCTTGAGCGCGGGCAGCTTGTCGGGCTTCAGCGCCGCCTGGAAGGGTGCCTCGATCACATTGCCCTCCGGCCCGTTGTCGGCGAGGAAGATGATGACCGTATCGTCATAGCGGCCCAGCTTCTTGAGCACCTCCACCACGCGGCCGACATTCTGGTCCATGCGATCGACCATTGCGGCATAGACTTCCATCTTGCGCGCTTCGATGGCCTTTTCGTCGGCGCTGAGCGAGGCCCAGGGCTTCACGCCCTCCCAGTCGTGCGGCTTCAGGTCGACGGGGACGAGGCCCAATTGCTTCTGCCGCGCCAGCCGCGCGTCGCGCAATGCTTCATAGCCCGCGTCATAGCGGCCCTTATATTTGGCGATCGTTTCCGCCGGCGCCTGCATCGGCCAGTGCGGCGTGGTGTAGGGCAGATAGGCGAAGAAGGGCCGCTGGTCCTTCGCGCCTTCCTCCAGGAAGCCGATCAGCCGGTCGGTGAAATAATCGGCCGAATAACGTCCCTTGGGATATTTCACGATCCTGCCATTGTCGCGATAGGTGGATGCGCCGCCGATCGCCGCCCATGCCTTGTTCTGGTCGGCGCCGAAATGATTGCCCAGCCCCTGGAGCAACGCATAGGAACGCTCGAACCCGCGCGCGGCCGGGCCGCGCTCGGGCGTCAGGCCCAGATGCCATTTGCCGGACATGAGCGTGCGATAGCCGCCCTGATGCAGCAGTTCGGCGATAGAGGCGACCCGGTCGTTGAGATAGCCTTCATAGCCGGGCTGGCCGATCTGGTTGGGCTGGAGGGTTTCGGCCATCGAACCCACGCCGGCCTGATGATTGTCGACGCCGCTCAGCAGCATGGAGCGGGTGGGCGAGCAGGTCGGCGCGGTGTGAAAGCCGGTGAAGCGCACCCCGGCATTGGCGATGGCGTCCAGATTGGGGGTCTGAATCTCGCCGCCAAAGGCTCCCAGATCGGACCAGCCAAGGTCGTCGGCGACGATGACAAGGAAGTTGGGCTGACGCTGAGTCGCACCCGGCGCAGCGACGGGATCGGCCGCCGGCGCCGCCCGCACCACCGGCGCAGCGACGACGGCAAGCGCGGTCGCCGTCAGAAAGGCGGATAATTTCAACATCTTATTCATAGCCGATCTCCGGAACCGAAAGAGAAATTGCCCGCCGGACCTAAGCGGACATCGCGCGATTCCGAAACAATCTATTGTCTACTGCATCGATAGAAAAACTGTCTCGCCATATGTCCAGATAATTCTCTAGTCGTTCCGTTGAGAAAGACTCAACCGTCATCGTCGTCATGAAAAAAGGGGTTTCATGTCTATCCGTCACACTGCATCTCCGCTTGCCCTCGCCATCATTCTCGCCGCAACGTCGCCGCAGACCCAGGCGGCGGAGCGCGAAGCCGCCGCCGACATGGCAGCCGTCGACGCTGTCGATTCCGCTGATGCCGGCAGCGCAATCATCATCACTGCCCGGCGCCGGAACGAGAAAATCCAGGACGTGCCCGTCGCCGCGAACAGCTATGGCGGCGAGCAGATCGAAGCTACGCGGACCTACAATCTGCGCGATCTTCAGGCCCTCAGCCCCAGCCTCGTGGTGACGGTGACCAATCCGCGCAACACCAGCATCAACATCCGCGGCCTCGGCAACAACGTCTCCGTTTACAATGACGGGCTGGAGCCGGCGGTCGGCGTCTACATGGACCAGGTCTATCTCGCCCGGCCCGGCCAGGCGGTCTTCGATCTCGCCGACATTGAGCGGATCGAGGTTCTGCGTGGCCCGCAGGGCACCCTCTTCGGCAAGAATACATCGGCGGGCGCGGTCGTCATCACCACCAAATCACCGACTTTCGAGCCGGAGATCGGCGGCGATCTGACCTATGGCAATTATGATTTCCGTCAGTTGCACGCCTATGCGAGCGGCGCGCTGGTCGACGACAAGCTCGCGGCCCGCATCTATGTCTCCAAGACGGATCGGGA
This genomic interval carries:
- a CDS encoding arylsulfatase, with protein sequence MNKMLKLSAFLTATALAVVAAPVVRAAPAADPVAAPGATQRQPNFLVIVADDLGWSDLGAFGGEIQTPNLDAIANAGVRFTGFHTAPTCSPTRSMLLSGVDNHQAGVGSMAETLQPNQIGQPGYEGYLNDRVASIAELLHQGGYRTLMSGKWHLGLTPERGPAARGFERSYALLQGLGNHFGADQNKAWAAIGGASTYRDNGRIVKYPKGRYSADYFTDRLIGFLEEGAKDQRPFFAYLPYTTPHWPMQAPAETIAKYKGRYDAGYEALRDARLARQKQLGLVPVDLKPHDWEGVKPWASLSADEKAIEARKMEVYAAMVDRMDQNVGRVVEVLKKLGRYDDTVIIFLADNGPEGNVIEAPFQAALKPDKLPALKIDNSLDNIGKASSYVGYGPGWAQANSSPSWLVKSYPTEGGTRVTAFAAGRGVAGRRIAGGLFSVTDVAPTLLDLAGLQQPATFAGHAILPFQGHSLVPVLTGGQAEVRQPTEAVGTELFYRRALRKGDWKAVYLPTSSSAYPRNSVGTGVWQLFNVAQDPAEAHDLAAAEPAKLKELVADWDSYAKDKGVVLPPPEAAKPEGAAKP
- a CDS encoding SUMF1/EgtB/PvdO family nonheme iron enzyme, with product MSHGRRRAGAFAACAIALLGAAPPPAAGPGPRCDAQDGRVLVPAGTVLLGEDGDGRPGQAVAVPAFWIDRHEVTNRQFAAFVAATGYRTAAEQEGGSAVFVQPTGPVDLNNAGNWWRYRQRADWRHPDGPGSDIAGREDWPVVHVNYQDAAAYARWAGAALPDEAQWERAARGDQSGPRDPRSWAYDGEGHPTANSWQGVFPVRDTGQDGHVGLAPVGCFDGNGFGLHDMVGNVWEWTSEMRGGNGLIKGGSYLCAMNYCANFRPAAFQAQELDLGTSHIGFRTIATEPDPSS
- the cphA gene encoding cyanophycin synthetase, with translation MKEIELPQAAPREEAGHVRALTILERSIYRGPHFFSNRPMIRIQVDLGTLEEWPTDRLPLFADHLMTLLPGLAAHGCSYQEPGGLVRRLQSGTWLGHVIEHVALELQCLAGARVTRGKTRSVKGRPGVYNILYAYQDEEAGLEAGACAIALVLSLVPEGLRGIAGVRRLGTSLPPDPRNVGAMVETLRAIMRRNGLGPTTAALVRAAERRGIPVVRLNDQSLIQLGLGSRQKRIRASITGDTSQVAVDIAGDKNLTKRLLDEAGLPVPRGGLFRDVDAALAETKRLGWPLVIKPLDGNHGRGVTTGIRDEVAFRAAFDRALRHGRRVIVEQQLPGQDHRLLVIGGKLVAVAERRPAHVVGDGSLTIAQLIEEVNRDPRRGTGHEDMLTRIVPDDAMAALLARAGRNLDTVPARGETVQLRDTANLSTGGTAVDRTDDIHPLNRLIAEQAAATVGLDVCGIDFLSPDISRPVSETGGGIVEVNAAPGFRMHLEPSSGPPRDVAAPVIDALFPPGRRSRIPIFAITGTNGKSTTVRMVERVLSRHGLNVGMTTTSGIHVGGQLLKASDASGPRSARSILRNPTVDAAVLETARGGILREGLGFDGADVGAVLNVTPDHLGLKGIDTLEDLANVKAVVVESVARRGYSVLNADDPMCVRIARHARGTLVWFSLHGGDRMPEPLRRHIEAGSIALMREPGPDGGMLVIHHQGERIDLIPAAHIPVTLNGIADFNIANALAAAAMCFVHGVPVDTIRESLATFTNSFSDSPGRLNIRDAHGRRFILDYAHNPAGLTALGQVVDALRGRHRRVIGMVSIPGDRRDSDIIDMGGIAAAIFDEIIFREAPDGRGRPPGETNGLMSEGALRAGAPAERVHRIVDELEAVQATLKLGRPGDLLVILPTSVGQVWQQVLDYAPDDIPTAPARKPAHV